The following are encoded in a window of Flavobacterium sp. WC2421 genomic DNA:
- a CDS encoding arabinan endo-1,5-alpha-L-arabinosidase, producing the protein MKKFNSILKLVPSLVLLLVVASTSSCSSSDAPTPDPTPTPTPTPTPVTFPGPSYADNYTSIAAWGTNSQWNLANVHDPTVEKCGDYYYMYQTDASYGNATDGHGHFFYRRSKDLVNWEFMGSSMTTAPTWVLDSVNNKRARMNPVLPPITSPNYGFWAPCVRKVGNKYRMYYSIVVDNPIIGSDFTYSWSERAFIGLAETDDLASNVWVDKGMVVCSEPDGLKPYSFTGARNWEDAYFKFNAIDPSFIETPAGEQYLIYGSWHSGIAALKLDPTTGKPYQLKTLSDYGTRIASRSAISRWQGSEGPEIIYNTDTQYYYLFMAYDGLDVPYNTRVARSKNITGPYLGINGANVTNGADCWPMLTHPYGFNNHTGWVGISHCAIFQNPDTKQWFYASQARLPEGVPGINVSNAIMMGHVREIQWSEDGWPVIAPERYAAVPKTTLTESSFIGQWEQITMNYQYKVIQKSVTIYLTADKKVSGGLTGTWSYDSTNAVLTVNGIKCKVSDAWDWESATRKVTITYSGLTTAGLPVWGKKTN; encoded by the coding sequence ATGAAAAAATTTAATTCTATTTTAAAATTAGTCCCATCACTAGTACTGTTGCTGGTTGTGGCTTCTACCAGTAGTTGCTCAAGTAGTGATGCCCCTACTCCAGATCCAACTCCTACACCAACTCCCACTCCCACTCCAGTTACCTTTCCAGGACCAAGCTATGCAGATAATTATACGTCTATAGCCGCTTGGGGAACTAATTCACAATGGAATTTAGCCAATGTTCACGACCCTACAGTAGAGAAATGTGGCGATTATTACTATATGTATCAAACGGATGCATCCTATGGAAACGCTACTGATGGACACGGTCATTTTTTTTATAGAAGATCTAAAGATCTTGTCAATTGGGAATTCATGGGGTCTTCGATGACTACTGCTCCTACTTGGGTTTTGGATTCTGTAAATAACAAAAGAGCTAGAATGAATCCAGTTTTGCCTCCAATTACAAGTCCTAACTACGGTTTTTGGGCACCTTGTGTGAGAAAAGTAGGTAACAAGTATCGTATGTACTATAGCATAGTAGTTGATAATCCAATAATTGGTTCTGATTTTACCTACTCATGGAGTGAAAGAGCATTTATTGGACTGGCTGAAACCGACGATTTGGCTTCGAATGTTTGGGTAGATAAAGGGATGGTTGTATGCTCAGAACCAGACGGATTAAAACCGTATTCCTTTACGGGTGCTAGAAATTGGGAAGATGCCTATTTCAAGTTCAATGCAATTGACCCAAGTTTTATTGAAACTCCTGCAGGAGAACAGTATTTAATTTATGGTTCATGGCATTCGGGTATTGCTGCCTTAAAATTAGACCCAACAACAGGGAAGCCATACCAATTAAAAACTTTAAGCGATTATGGAACCCGTATCGCTAGTCGTAGTGCAATTAGTCGTTGGCAAGGTTCCGAAGGACCAGAAATTATATACAATACAGACACCCAATATTATTATTTATTTATGGCGTATGACGGACTAGATGTACCGTACAATACTCGTGTCGCTCGATCAAAAAACATCACAGGTCCTTATCTAGGAATAAACGGAGCCAATGTTACAAACGGAGCCGATTGTTGGCCGATGCTAACACATCCTTACGGTTTTAACAATCATACGGGCTGGGTTGGAATTTCACATTGCGCCATTTTCCAAAACCCAGATACAAAACAATGGTTTTATGCCTCACAAGCGCGTTTACCAGAAGGTGTTCCTGGAATTAATGTTTCAAATGCAATAATGATGGGACATGTACGAGAAATTCAGTGGTCGGAAGATGGATGGCCAGTAATAGCACCTGAGCGCTATGCTGCAGTACCAAAAACTACATTAACCGAAAGCTCTTTTATAGGTCAATGGGAACAAATCACAATGAATTACCAATACAAAGTCATTCAAAAATCGGTTACTATATACTTAACAGCCGATAAAAAAGTGAGCGGTGGACTTACCGGAACTTGGTCTTATGACAGCACAAACGCAGTACTTACCGTAAACGGAATAAAATGTAAAGTTAGTGATGCTTGGGATTGGGAAAGTGCCACACGAAAAGTAACAATAACTTACTCCGGACTTACGACAGCAGGATTACCTGTTTGGGGTAAAAAAACAAACTAA
- a CDS encoding glycoside hydrolase family 43 protein gives MKNIFLILCTVVLFSSCKAIKIDKNNASANGEINSGTTTFNNPIIKGKYTGDPAALVYKDKVYLYAGHDEAPNDFNFYKMNEWLVYSSSDMIHWEEHPVPLKVTDFAWASSDAWAAQVIERNGKFYWYVTVSHGAINGKAIGVAVSDSPTGPFKDALGKALVTNDMTTQTKIDWDDIDPTVMIDDDGQAYLFWGNSVCHYAKLKENMLELDGPIKTISLPNYTEAPWIHKKKDWYYLSYAYQFPEKIAYAMSKSINGPWEYKGILNEIAGNSNTNHQAIIEFKGKDYFIYHNGATQPDGGSFRRSVCIDRLYYNENGTMKRVIMTSEGIQK, from the coding sequence ATGAAAAATATATTTTTAATCCTATGTACTGTTGTACTATTCTCCTCTTGTAAAGCAATAAAAATAGATAAAAATAACGCTTCCGCAAATGGAGAAATAAACAGTGGTACAACAACCTTTAACAATCCAATCATAAAAGGAAAGTATACTGGTGATCCAGCTGCGCTTGTTTACAAAGACAAAGTGTACTTGTACGCTGGCCATGATGAAGCACCAAATGATTTCAATTTTTATAAAATGAACGAATGGCTGGTTTATTCCTCATCCGATATGATTCATTGGGAGGAACATCCAGTACCTCTTAAAGTAACTGATTTTGCTTGGGCAAGCTCTGATGCTTGGGCGGCACAAGTTATTGAACGCAACGGTAAATTTTATTGGTATGTTACTGTTTCTCATGGAGCCATCAACGGGAAAGCCATTGGAGTTGCAGTTTCGGATAGTCCAACAGGTCCTTTTAAAGATGCATTAGGAAAAGCTCTTGTTACTAATGACATGACCACACAAACCAAGATTGATTGGGATGATATTGATCCAACGGTTATGATTGATGATGATGGACAAGCCTATTTATTTTGGGGAAACTCAGTTTGTCATTATGCTAAATTAAAAGAAAACATGCTCGAATTAGATGGCCCAATTAAAACCATCTCCTTACCAAATTACACTGAGGCGCCTTGGATTCACAAGAAAAAAGATTGGTATTATTTATCTTATGCATATCAATTTCCCGAAAAGATAGCTTATGCAATGAGTAAATCAATCAATGGTCCATGGGAATACAAAGGCATTTTGAATGAAATCGCTGGAAATTCAAATACCAATCACCAAGCTATAATTGAATTTAAGGGAAAAGACTATTTCATCTATCACAATGGAGCTACTCAGCCAGACGGCGGAAGTTTTAGAAGATCCGTTTGCATCGATCGATTGTATTACAACGAAAATGGCACAATGAAACGAGTAATTATGACTTCAGAAGGAATTCAAAAATAA
- a CDS encoding arabinan endo-1,5-alpha-L-arabinosidase produces MKIHKKIQFLLLLIIATSSSWAQDITVHDPVIIKQKDTYYIYCTGQGISVFSSKDLKKWKPEPAIFNEKPTWVDAVVPDFNNHIWAPDISFHNNTYYLYYSVSAFAKNTSAIAVTTNTTLDPKDPAYKWVDQGIVIQSIPNRDLWNAIDPNLTFDENNVPWLAFGSFWNGLKMVKLNPDLKSIAQPQEWYTIAKRKRTFELADTDPGDGALEAPFIFKKNGYYYQFLSWDLCCRGEKSTYKVVVGRSKNITGPYVDKEGKALNEGGGTLLIQGNENYYGAGHNGAYTMDGKDYIIFHAYDVKQKGRPVLKIKQMQWDNALWPIVDPLN; encoded by the coding sequence ATGAAAATACATAAAAAAATACAATTCTTACTTTTACTAATAATCGCTACTAGTTCATCATGGGCGCAAGATATTACGGTTCATGATCCAGTGATTATTAAACAAAAAGATACTTACTATATCTACTGTACAGGACAAGGTATCAGTGTTTTTAGTTCTAAAGATTTAAAAAAATGGAAACCAGAACCAGCAATATTTAATGAAAAACCAACCTGGGTGGATGCAGTTGTACCTGATTTTAACAATCACATCTGGGCACCAGATATTTCTTTCCACAACAATACTTATTACTTGTATTATTCGGTTTCTGCTTTCGCAAAAAATACTTCGGCAATTGCGGTAACAACCAATACTACTTTGGATCCAAAAGACCCTGCTTACAAATGGGTCGATCAAGGAATTGTGATTCAATCCATCCCAAATCGTGATTTGTGGAACGCCATAGATCCCAACTTGACATTTGATGAAAACAATGTTCCATGGTTGGCTTTTGGCTCTTTTTGGAATGGCTTGAAAATGGTAAAATTAAATCCTGATTTAAAATCAATTGCTCAACCTCAAGAATGGTACACCATTGCAAAACGCAAAAGAACATTTGAACTAGCTGACACTGATCCTGGCGATGGCGCACTTGAAGCTCCTTTTATTTTCAAAAAGAACGGGTATTATTACCAATTTCTTTCTTGGGATTTGTGCTGTCGAGGAGAAAAAAGCACCTACAAAGTAGTGGTAGGAAGATCCAAAAACATTACCGGACCTTATGTTGATAAAGAGGGAAAAGCATTAAACGAAGGCGGAGGAACGCTACTTATTCAAGGCAATGAAAACTATTATGGTGCAGGACACAACGGCGCTTATACTATGGATGGAAAAGATTATATCATTTTTCACGCCTATGATGTCAAACAAAAAGGAAGACCTGTCTTAAAAATAAAACAAATGCAGTGGGACAATGCGCTTTGGCCTATTGTGGACCCACTGAATTAA
- a CDS encoding glycoside hydrolase family 127 protein, with protein MTFKKTIIVVASLAMTISGQAQQPIKKTTASTLGYSITPVNIQNVKLTDNFWLPIIKKVQEKTIEYAIQKCEEEGRMDNFLIAGGIMTGEVKGQMPFDDTDVYKIIEGASNTLISEPNPKLSTLLDSLIGIIKVGQEKDGYLTTWRTINPAKPPATWVPVIEGKRWESLQISHELYNSGHMFEAAVVHYEATGKRNFLDIAIKNADLLVKTFGDNANQVHGVPGHQIVETGLVKLYQITKNKAYLNLAKYFLDNRGNPKNHALYGAYSQDDIPVIQQKEAVGHAVRAVYMYAGMTDIAAIENDKEYLNAVNALWTNMVNKKMYITGGIGAIHDGEAFGANYELPNLTAYNETCAAIGDVYWNHRLHNLTGSSDYYNVIERTLYNGLISGISLDGKQFFYPNALESDGVYKNNRGSCTRQSWFDCSCCPTNLIRFIPSIPGLIYSTSKEVLYVNLYASNNAKITLDKTELEIAQQTNYPWDGKVAVTVSPKKESEFTIKLRIPGWATNQVLPGDLYSYKNVSSAKTTVSINGKPINYQVDKGYITITRKWKKGEKITLNFPMEVKEVVTNSKVESNIGKVALEYGPIVYAIEEIDNATAFDKITVDANDSFKVQKENNLLDGVNTIQNKRLKAIPYYSWSNRGVGKMKVWIDYKE; from the coding sequence ATGACATTCAAAAAAACAATAATAGTAGTCGCCAGTTTAGCAATGACCATTTCTGGACAGGCACAACAACCAATCAAAAAAACAACTGCTTCAACTTTAGGTTATTCAATTACACCTGTCAATATTCAGAATGTAAAACTTACTGATAATTTTTGGTTACCCATTATAAAAAAGGTTCAAGAAAAAACAATTGAGTATGCGATTCAAAAATGTGAGGAAGAAGGTCGCATGGATAACTTTTTGATCGCAGGTGGTATAATGACAGGAGAGGTAAAAGGTCAAATGCCTTTTGACGATACCGATGTCTACAAAATTATCGAAGGAGCATCAAACACCTTGATTAGTGAACCCAACCCAAAACTAAGTACATTATTAGATTCCCTTATTGGTATTATAAAAGTAGGTCAAGAAAAAGATGGTTATTTAACCACTTGGAGAACAATAAATCCAGCGAAACCACCAGCAACTTGGGTTCCTGTTATCGAGGGAAAGCGTTGGGAATCGTTGCAAATCAGTCATGAATTATATAATTCGGGCCATATGTTTGAAGCTGCAGTAGTACATTATGAAGCGACTGGAAAAAGAAACTTCCTAGATATTGCGATAAAAAATGCCGACTTATTGGTTAAAACTTTTGGTGATAATGCCAATCAAGTTCATGGAGTTCCGGGACATCAAATTGTAGAAACAGGATTGGTGAAACTATATCAAATTACAAAAAACAAAGCCTATTTAAATTTGGCTAAATACTTTTTAGATAATAGAGGCAACCCAAAAAATCATGCTTTATATGGAGCCTACTCCCAAGATGATATCCCTGTAATCCAACAAAAGGAAGCAGTGGGTCATGCTGTAAGAGCCGTTTATATGTATGCTGGAATGACCGATATTGCTGCGATCGAGAATGACAAAGAATACCTTAATGCAGTGAATGCTTTGTGGACAAACATGGTCAACAAAAAAATGTACATCACTGGTGGAATTGGTGCCATACATGATGGAGAAGCTTTTGGTGCAAACTATGAATTACCGAACCTTACGGCTTATAATGAAACTTGTGCTGCTATTGGTGATGTGTACTGGAACCATAGATTACACAATCTAACTGGAAGTTCTGATTATTATAATGTTATTGAACGCACTTTGTATAATGGCTTAATTTCTGGAATTTCATTAGACGGAAAACAATTTTTCTATCCTAATGCACTAGAATCAGATGGAGTTTATAAAAACAACAGAGGCTCTTGCACTCGTCAATCATGGTTTGATTGTTCTTGTTGCCCAACAAATTTAATTCGTTTTATTCCTTCAATTCCGGGATTAATTTATTCGACAAGCAAAGAGGTACTGTATGTGAACTTATATGCTTCAAATAATGCAAAAATTACATTAGATAAAACTGAATTAGAGATTGCTCAACAAACCAATTATCCTTGGGATGGTAAAGTTGCAGTTACTGTTTCACCAAAAAAAGAAAGTGAATTCACTATAAAATTAAGAATACCAGGTTGGGCAACTAACCAAGTATTACCTGGAGATTTATACAGTTATAAAAATGTTTCATCTGCAAAAACAACCGTTTCTATAAACGGAAAACCAATAAATTACCAAGTAGATAAAGGATATATTACCATTACTCGTAAATGGAAAAAAGGCGAAAAAATAACCCTTAATTTTCCTATGGAAGTAAAGGAGGTAGTGACTAATAGTAAAGTAGAAAGTAATATTGGAAAAGTAGCATTAGAATATGGTCCAATAGTGTATGCGATTGAAGAAATTGACAATGCAACTGCATTCGATAAAATTACTGTCGATGCCAATGACAGCTTCAAAGTTCAAAAAGAAAATAACCTTCTAGATGGGGTGAATACGATTCAAAATAAAAGATTAAAAGCCATTCCTTATTATTCCTGGTCTAATAGAGGCGTTGGTAAAATGAAAGTTTGGATTGATTATAAAGAATAA
- a CDS encoding alpha-L-arabinofuranosidase C-terminal domain-containing protein produces MKPNLITKITLCGLLLNGFYGQAQKTTLEVNTTNTVTKIQPTMYGVFFEDINFAADGGLYAEMIKNRSFEFDTPLMGWEQPNSDTHSFNNESGIATTIKALENKTNPSFCRVLVKNDKGFEMINVGFRGMGIKKDAKYNLSLKAANHNGAIKKIIIQFIDKDKKVLGETSIVPTSNDWKGYSAQLTATQTEAKAQLKITFEGTGTIDLDMISVFPEDTWMHRKNGMRKDIVQLLYDMKPGFLRFPGGCIVEGRTLAQRYQWKKTVGDVEKRETLINRWNTEFEHKPAPDYFQTFGLGFFEYFQLAEDLGAQPLPILSCGMACQFNTGELVPMEELDPYVQDALDLIQFANGSVETPWGKVRSDMGHPKPFNLKFIGVGNEQWGPDYIARYKVFEKAIKDQYPNMTIVSGAGPFPEGDYFDYGMEELKKLNAEIVDEHYYKNPQWFRENATRYDNYDRKGPKIFAGEYAAQSVAIASPDNKNNWECAFSEAAFMTGLERNAEVVNLTSYAPLMAHEEAWQWTPDLLWFNNLEAYGSANYYVQKLFATNRGTDLINITKEGKAVTGQNHLFASAVKDVVSKDVIVKLVNTSSSAQVVNIDLKGSKLSSKGTLTTLTSANLEDENSFANPKKISPTESEIKVKNNKAITSLPPYSVTVLKIKMK; encoded by the coding sequence ATGAAACCAAATTTAATTACCAAAATTACGCTATGCGGGCTTTTACTTAACGGCTTTTATGGTCAAGCCCAAAAGACGACGCTTGAGGTGAACACCACAAATACTGTTACTAAAATTCAACCTACAATGTACGGTGTGTTTTTTGAAGACATCAACTTTGCTGCCGATGGAGGTCTTTATGCCGAAATGATCAAAAACCGTTCATTTGAATTCGACACGCCACTTATGGGATGGGAACAACCCAACAGTGACACTCATTCATTCAATAACGAATCAGGAATTGCAACCACTATTAAGGCATTAGAAAACAAAACAAACCCTAGTTTTTGTAGAGTTCTGGTAAAAAATGACAAAGGATTTGAAATGATCAATGTTGGATTCAGAGGAATGGGGATTAAGAAGGATGCAAAATACAATCTTTCTTTAAAAGCAGCCAATCACAATGGTGCTATTAAAAAAATCATAATCCAATTTATTGATAAAGACAAAAAAGTATTAGGCGAAACTAGCATTGTTCCTACATCAAACGATTGGAAAGGATATTCAGCACAATTAACCGCTACTCAAACCGAAGCCAAAGCACAACTGAAAATTACGTTTGAAGGAACAGGTACTATTGATTTAGACATGATTTCGGTATTCCCGGAAGACACTTGGATGCATCGAAAAAACGGAATGCGTAAAGACATCGTTCAGTTACTTTATGATATGAAACCAGGATTTCTAAGATTCCCAGGAGGTTGTATTGTAGAAGGTAGAACTTTGGCACAGCGCTACCAATGGAAAAAAACAGTGGGTGATGTAGAGAAAAGAGAAACATTAATTAACCGTTGGAATACCGAATTTGAACACAAACCAGCACCCGATTATTTCCAAACTTTCGGATTGGGATTTTTCGAATATTTCCAACTTGCCGAAGATTTGGGAGCACAACCCTTACCTATTTTAAGTTGTGGAATGGCTTGTCAATTTAATACGGGCGAGTTGGTTCCTATGGAAGAATTAGATCCTTATGTTCAAGATGCTTTGGATTTGATCCAATTTGCCAATGGTAGTGTTGAAACTCCTTGGGGTAAAGTTCGTTCAGATATGGGACATCCAAAACCATTTAATTTAAAATTCATTGGTGTAGGTAACGAACAATGGGGACCAGATTATATTGCTAGATACAAAGTTTTTGAAAAAGCGATTAAAGACCAATACCCAAATATGACAATTGTCTCAGGTGCAGGTCCATTTCCAGAAGGAGATTATTTTGACTACGGAATGGAAGAGTTAAAGAAATTAAATGCCGAAATTGTAGATGAGCATTATTATAAAAACCCACAATGGTTTAGAGAAAACGCTACTCGTTACGACAATTATGATCGAAAAGGACCTAAGATTTTCGCAGGAGAATATGCTGCACAAAGTGTTGCTATTGCAAGTCCTGACAATAAAAACAATTGGGAATGTGCTTTTTCTGAAGCGGCTTTCATGACTGGATTAGAAAGAAATGCCGAAGTAGTCAACCTAACTTCATATGCTCCATTAATGGCACACGAAGAAGCTTGGCAATGGACACCAGATTTACTTTGGTTCAATAATTTAGAAGCCTACGGATCTGCTAATTATTATGTTCAAAAATTATTTGCAACCAATAGAGGAACCGATTTAATCAACATAACCAAAGAAGGAAAAGCAGTGACAGGACAAAATCATTTGTTTGCCTCTGCTGTAAAAGACGTGGTGAGTAAAGACGTAATTGTAAAATTAGTCAACACTTCGTCTTCAGCACAAGTAGTTAATATTGATTTAAAAGGAAGCAAATTATCGTCTAAAGGAACATTGACTACCCTTACTAGTGCAAACTTAGAAGATGAGAACTCTTTTGCCAATCCTAAAAAAATTAGCCCAACAGAAAGCGAAATTAAAGTGAAAAATAACAAAGCAATAACAAGTCTACCACCCTATTCTGTTACTGTTTTAAAAATTAAAATGAAGTAA
- a CDS encoding ribulokinase translates to MKNYVIGLDYGTDSVRAVLIDTENGQEIASNVCHYSRWKNKEYCNASINQFRQHPLDHIEGLEATIKYVVQTSNVDPSLIRSICIDTTGSSPVPVTEDGTPLALTKGFEHNPNAMMVLWKDHTSINEANEINELSASWGGENVTKYVGGIYSSEWFWAKILHIARQDEAVKNAAYTWMEHCDLMTYLLIDNKDLKSFKRSRCAAGHKAMWHEDWNGLPPEEFLGQLHPYLAALRGRLYDETYTSDIVAGKLSQDWATKLGLTTDTVIAVGTFDAHSGAVGAKIEENTLVRVMGTSTCDILVASEEAVGTKTVRGICGQVHGSVIPGYVGLEAGQSAFGDLLAWYKELLLWPTDNLIATSTLLTAEQKEKLQEEISDNLIIKLTEEAEKIPVSESIPIALDWINGRRTPDANQEIKSAISNLSLGTKAPHLFKSLVNAICFGSKKIVDRFEEEGVKIDTVIGIGGVARKSPFIMQTLANVLNKPIKVAASDQAPALGAAIYAAVAAGIYDNVIEASKKMGSDFESEYFPQLDKVAAYNKLLLGYEQLSFFADPSLKKLQDELYV, encoded by the coding sequence ATGAAAAATTATGTTATTGGATTAGATTACGGAACAGACTCTGTTCGAGCGGTCTTAATAGATACAGAAAACGGACAAGAAATAGCATCTAATGTTTGTCATTATTCCCGTTGGAAAAACAAAGAATATTGCAATGCATCTATCAATCAGTTTCGCCAACATCCACTAGATCATATCGAAGGTCTAGAGGCTACAATAAAATATGTTGTTCAAACTAGTAATGTAGATCCTTCATTAATACGAAGCATTTGTATTGATACTACAGGATCATCTCCAGTACCCGTTACCGAAGATGGAACACCACTAGCTTTGACCAAAGGATTTGAACACAATCCGAATGCCATGATGGTATTATGGAAAGATCATACTTCAATAAACGAAGCCAACGAAATCAACGAATTATCAGCTAGCTGGGGTGGAGAAAACGTTACCAAATATGTGGGAGGAATCTATTCATCAGAATGGTTTTGGGCAAAAATTCTACACATTGCACGACAAGATGAAGCCGTAAAAAATGCCGCTTACACTTGGATGGAACATTGTGATTTAATGACCTATTTATTGATTGATAATAAAGACTTAAAATCATTTAAAAGAAGTCGTTGCGCTGCAGGACATAAAGCAATGTGGCATGAAGACTGGAATGGATTGCCACCTGAGGAATTCTTAGGGCAATTGCATCCTTACCTAGCCGCTCTTCGTGGAAGATTATATGATGAAACGTATACATCAGATATTGTAGCTGGAAAATTAAGCCAAGACTGGGCCACTAAACTTGGACTTACAACGGATACAGTAATTGCGGTTGGAACATTTGATGCACACTCTGGGGCGGTAGGAGCAAAAATTGAAGAAAACACTTTGGTTCGCGTAATGGGAACCTCAACTTGTGATATTTTAGTAGCTTCAGAAGAAGCAGTTGGAACTAAAACAGTACGTGGAATTTGTGGTCAAGTACATGGTTCAGTAATTCCAGGTTATGTAGGTCTTGAGGCAGGTCAATCTGCATTTGGAGATTTATTAGCTTGGTACAAAGAACTATTATTATGGCCCACCGATAATTTAATTGCTACTTCTACCCTTTTGACTGCGGAACAAAAAGAAAAACTACAAGAAGAAATTAGCGATAATCTAATTATAAAATTAACAGAAGAAGCAGAGAAAATTCCTGTTTCCGAAAGTATTCCAATAGCATTAGACTGGATCAACGGAAGAAGAACTCCAGATGCCAATCAAGAAATCAAAAGCGCCATTTCTAATTTATCATTAGGGACTAAAGCACCTCATTTATTTAAGTCATTAGTAAATGCAATTTGTTTTGGATCAAAGAAGATTGTAGATCGTTTTGAAGAAGAAGGGGTAAAAATCGACACTGTTATCGGAATTGGTGGTGTTGCTAGAAAATCGCCTTTTATCATGCAAACTTTGGCCAATGTATTGAACAAACCAATAAAAGTAGCTGCATCTGATCAAGCACCAGCACTTGGAGCTGCTATATATGCAGCCGTTGCAGCAGGAATTTACGATAACGTAATTGAAGCCAGCAAAAAAATGGGAAGTGATTTTGAAAGCGAATATTTTCCTCAATTAGATAAAGTTGCTGCTTATAATAAATTGCTTTTGGGTTACGAACAACTGAGCTTTTTTGCAGATCCATCACTTAAAAAATTACAAGATGAGCTCTATGTATAA
- a CDS encoding L-ribulose-5-phosphate 4-epimerase, whose product MSSMYNDLKQECYEANMQLNALNLVVYTFGNVSAVDRKNGVFAIKPSGVPYEDLKPEDIVIVDFDNNIIEGNMRPSSDTKTHAYLYKNWPNIGGVAHTHATYSVAWAQAQRDIPIFGTTHADHLTSDIPCAAPMADSLIEGNYEHNTGIQILDCFKEKNLSYEEVEMILIGNHGPFAWGKNAAKAVYNSKVLEVVAEMAHLTLLINPNAPRLKDSLIKKHYERKHGKDSYYGQ is encoded by the coding sequence ATGAGCTCTATGTATAACGATTTAAAACAAGAATGCTACGAAGCAAACATGCAACTAAATGCGTTGAATTTAGTAGTATATACTTTTGGAAATGTTAGTGCTGTAGATAGAAAAAACGGTGTTTTTGCCATAAAACCAAGTGGCGTTCCTTATGAAGATTTGAAACCTGAGGATATTGTTATCGTTGATTTTGACAATAATATCATTGAAGGAAACATGCGTCCGTCATCGGATACTAAAACACATGCCTATTTATATAAAAATTGGCCTAATATAGGTGGTGTAGCACACACGCACGCTACATATTCTGTGGCTTGGGCGCAAGCGCAAAGAGACATTCCGATTTTTGGAACTACACATGCAGATCACTTAACTTCTGATATTCCTTGTGCGGCTCCTATGGCTGACTCCCTTATCGAAGGAAATTATGAGCACAATACTGGAATTCAGATTTTGGATTGTTTCAAAGAAAAAAATCTTTCTTATGAGGAAGTAGAAATGATTTTAATAGGAAATCATGGCCCATTTGCCTGGGGCAAGAACGCAGCAAAAGCAGTATATAATAGTAAAGTATTGGAAGTGGTTGCCGAAATGGCCCATCTTACATTACTAATAAATCCTAATGCTCCAAGATTGAAAGATTCGTTAATAAAGAAACATTACGAACGCAAACACGGAAAAGATTCGTATTACGGACAATAG